In Acidisarcina polymorpha, the DNA window ACCGCATCATCATCGACCTCGATCCGGATACCGCCATCGAATGGCAGACGCTTGCGGCCAGCGCCGCGGAAGTCCGCGCCGCCCTCAAGAAGCTACACCTCGAGAGCTTTCTCAAGACCACCGGCGGCAAGGGATTGCACGTCGTCATTCCGATCGAGCCTGAATACGACTGGGGGGTCGTGAAGCAATTTGCGCACGCCTTCGCCCTCAGCATGGAGAAGCAAAATCCGGCCCTATACCTCACCAAAATGACCAAGTCCGCCCGCGCCGGTCGCATCTACATCGACTATCTCCGCAACGAACGCGGCGCTACTGCGGTGGCTCCCTTTTCACCCCGGGCCCGGCCCGAGGCAAACGTCTCCATGCCGATCAATTGGTCGGAGCTGAAGCTCCCTGAACGCCCCACCTTCCGCGTCGTGGACTTCGCTGAGTGGAGCAGCCGCCTGAAACGCGATCCCTGGAAGCGGCTGCCAGCCACTAACCAACGAATCACCCCCGAGGTCCTCAGCTCCTTCAAAATCTCTGCTTGAAGCAAAAGAATGGCCTCGCTGGATTGACGATCCGCGAGGCCGGGAGGTGTGTGCTAGAGGAAGAGTAGCCCGATCGCCGGTCGACGTCTTGGGCAGATTGGATGGTTTTCACCTCCTCCTTTGGGTGGGGACGAAAGCTGCACTGTCGACTCGGCAGCTGTAATAGCATCGACGAAGAGCATCAAGAAATGGCGCTCGCCGGAACGTTGAGATGTATGATCCCGACCAGCAAAAGGGAACGCAATGAATAGCAATCAACCGACTCACTCCAAATGGAGTGAGATTGAGCCCGAGCAACTCAACCCGCTCATTGGCCGTCAATTTGTGGTTGGCAATCAGCTTATGCTTGCCCGCATCCTGTTGAAAGAAGGCGCGGTGGTTCCGCTTCATCACCACCACAATGAGCAGCTCAGCTACATCCTGGAAGGAGCGCTAAAGTTCCTCCTCGACGGCCGCGAGGTTGTCGTTCGAGCCGGCGAGGTCCTTTGCATACCACCCAACGTTCCGCATGAGGCAGTCGCCCTCGAAGACACTATCGATATCGACGTCTTCACCCCGCCTAGGCAGGACTGGATCGATGGCGAGGATGCCTATCTTCGCCAGCAAAGCGACCGCCGACGGGATTGAAGGCCGGATCTATAGAAGAGTGACGAGGACTAGGC includes these proteins:
- a CDS encoding cupin domain-containing protein — encoded protein: MNSNQPTHSKWSEIEPEQLNPLIGRQFVVGNQLMLARILLKEGAVVPLHHHHNEQLSYILEGALKFLLDGREVVVRAGEVLCIPPNVPHEAVALEDTIDIDVFTPPRQDWIDGEDAYLRQQSDRRRD